From a region of the Dictyostelium discoideum AX4 chromosome 2 chromosome, whole genome shotgun sequence genome:
- a CDS encoding glycoside hydrolase family 18 protein, whose product MKVIFLLILLILLKIVKSYECNCILKEYCKPLEVGERIEFIGFSFNSTGNYLNYDYYSVTTIAISYQSNYDIPEELVCKSHENRVRLVWSAIISNNQISNETYRNQFIDSIVETIQKENMDGVIYELDNPNDLTIENSDYFTEIIKKTYQKLKLINWNYQISAKFPFSPNIDFSYNYPEISYYSDYLVIMDYNIGSRVSNDGNYCLAGSNSPNPLIEQGVHNFTSMGIPGERLVLTYPWFGLDFICFNGNLSSVDCLVTKSENVSCNDINSISNQISYGEILKILNDDNIINGGINWNSQSKSVFFNYYDKQGILHQIHFDNPKSLFIKVFLTKRLKAKGIAAQSMDNLDFNDLVNSYNMFDTMAYFFM is encoded by the coding sequence atgaaagtaatatttttattaatattattaattttattaaaaattgttaaaaGTTATGAATGTAATTgtatattaaaagaatattgTAAACCATTAGAAGTTGGTGAGAGAATAGAATTTATtggattttcatttaattcaacaggaaattatttgaattatgattattattcaGTTACAACTATTGCAATTTCATATCAATCTAATTACGATATACCAGAAGAATTAGTTTGTAAATCACATGAAAATAGAGTAAGATTAGTTTGGTCTgcaattatttcaaataatcaaatatcaAATGAAACCTAtagaaatcaatttattGATTCCATTGTTGAGACAATTCAAAAGGAAAATATGGATGGAGTAATATATGAATTAGATAATCCAAATGATTTAACCATTGAAAATAGTGATTACTTTacagaaataattaaaaaaacatatcaaaaattgaaattgatcaattggaattatcaaatttctgcaaaatttccattttcaccaaatattgatttttcgTATAATTACCCTGAAATTTCATATTACAGTGATTATTTAGTTATAATGGATTATAATATTGGTAGTAGAGTTTCAAATGATGGTAACTATTGTTTAGCAGGCTCAAATTCACCAAATCCTTTGATTGAGCAAGGTGTTCACAATTTCACATCAATGGGTATTCCTGGTGAAAGATTGGTTTTAACATATCCATGGTTTGGTttagattttatttgtttcaaTGGTAATTTATCAAGTGTAGATTGTTTAGTTACTAAAAGTGAAAATGTTAGTTGTAATGAtatcaattcaatttcaaatcaaataaGTTATGGtgaaatattaaagattCTAAATGATGATAACATTATAAATGGTGGAATAAATTGGAATTCTCAAAGTAAATCagtatttttcaattattatgaTAAACAAGGTATCCTTCACCAAATTCATTTTGATAATCCAAAATCACTCTTTATAAAAgtatttttaacaaaaagATTAAAAGCAAAAGGTATTGCTGCTCAAAGCATGGATAATTtggattttaatgatttagtAAATTCATATAATATGTTTGATACAATGGCTTATTTTTTCatgtaa